CCCGACTTCGATCGGCGCCGGCTCGGCGGCGAGCGGCCGGCGGCGCAGCTCCTGGTCGACGGCGGTGACCCGATCGTGCTCGGCGCGGCGCGCACGCTGGCCGATCTCCCGCCCGACCGGCGCTTCGCGCCCGTGGCCCAACACGGCGCGGTGTCGGCCCCCGTGTTCGAGCTGCGCGCCTACTACAACCCCGAGCGCCGTTCCGCGGTGCACATCGTGCCGGCGCTGTGCGGGGTGATCCTCACGCTCACGCTGGTGCTGTTCACGGCGGTGGCGATCGTGCGCGAGCGCGAGCGCGGCAACCTCGAGCTCCTGATCACCACGCCGGTGCAGACGCCCGAGCTGATGATCGGGAAGATCGCCCCCTACGTGGCGATCGGCTACGGCCAGATGACGCTGATCCTCCTGCTCGGCCGCTTCCTGTTCGACGTGCCGATCGCGGGCGGGCTGGGCACGCTGTATCTCGCCGCGGGCGCGTTCGTCGCGGCGGCGCTCACGCTGGGGCTCCTGATCTCCACGCTCGCCCAGACCCAGTTCCAGGCCTTCCAGATGGCCTTCGTGACGTTCCTGCCGCAGATCCTGCTGTCGGGCTTCATGTTCCCCTACGACGGCATGCCGGC
This region of Myxococcota bacterium genomic DNA includes:
- a CDS encoding ABC transporter permease, with translation MSRWAASLGRIGAVARKELVHLRRDRLTGGMVLGVPLMMTLLFGYAINQDVRHLRAGVADLSGSQAARFLVADAQATQVIDVVRQARSVDELAHALVAGDISVGIAIPPDFDRRRLGGERPAAQLLVDGGDPIVLGAARTLADLPPDRRFAPVAQHGAVSAPVFELRAYYNPERRSAVHIVPALCGVILTLTLVLFTAVAIVRERERGNLELLITTPVQTPELMIGKIAPYVAIGYGQMTLILLLGRFLFDVPIAGGLGTLYLAAGAFVAAALTLGLLISTLAQTQFQAFQMAFVTFLPQILLSGFMFPYDGMPAPARALAQVLPLTHFLRVVRGIVLRGASLGDVSGEVKALLIFFSLAFALAVLRFRKRLD